From Bdellovibrio sp. KM01:
AAGATCCCAAGATGATTGAAAGGCTGCGCAAATATCACGGTGATAAAACAGAATGGGTTTTAAGTGCGTGGATTGACGTATGGCTTTCGAAGGATTTTTCCTCCTGGAGTTTAAGAAAAGATCTGCCCTTGGTGCAATGTCCCGTCATGGCAATTCACGGAGATCGCGATGAATACGGATCACGCAAATTTCCAGAAATGATCAGTGAGCTTGCGGGTGGTGTCAGTGAAATGCATTTACTTAAAGATTGTGGTCATGTCCCGCACCGGGAACAGCAACCCGTCGTTCTTGATTTGGTTCGGAACTTTCTAGCCTGATTTCTTGGAATTTATATAGTTGTCTAAAATCGCCTGTCCCTCAGGATTCAGGTGCTTTTGAAGTTCAGTGATCACTTCCCAAGGAATCAGAATCGCATCCAAACTTATCAGATAAGTCTTAAGATCCTTATCAAGATGTTCTGGAAGAGGCGGATGAGGCTTTCCGCTTTCTGTTGATTTTATCGATTGCTCGATAAAGGAAACATACTCTTTTATAATTTCCGAGAGCGGAGTAAGTAGTCGCTGATCTTTGTTTAAAGCCATGCCAATTGTATCGTCAATTTTTTGCGAGTACTCCGCAAGTAACGGCCACGTAGCTGATCTGGCTTTTACGCCCAATTCCTGAATGCTCTGAAGGCAGCCAGAAAGGTCCAAGGCATTTTTTAAGGGTAAAAAGTGCTGAATCTCCTTCAGATATTGTCTGGCTTCATTCGGAAATGAATCTGATTTTGGAATCTTGGATTCGTTGATGACGGAAATTCTTTTTTGCAAGTAAGAGTGGATTTCGGGAGCAGTTGTCGGTTTCTTCAAAAGACCAGCAGCTCCGTACGTAACCGCCGTCACCAAGCTGGAGTTTTCATATTCTGAAGTTAAGAAAAACACGGGCAGTCTGTGATAGGCCGGGTGTGATTTCAAGATGCACAATAAATTGAAGCCGCTTTTTCCGGGCATCAACCAGTCTGTTAGAATCACATCGAATTGTTTTCCCGAGAACAGAAGTTCCAACGCTTCATCAACTGAACCCACTTGAGTGAGTTCATAATTGTTTTTAAATTCTTCCATGCCACGGCTGACTGTTTTGCGCAGGATAGAGGAGTCATCTATGTGAAGTATTTTTAGTGGCTTCGTTGTCACGAAGAACTTATCGAAAATTATTCGCATAAGCTGAAGCTTTGGGCATTAAAGAGAAGTAAGGAATAATTTATAGGTGAGAGTCTTCTCGGAATGAGGCGAATATCTGAGCAATACTTTATGTCCATCAGAGTTTCATAGGCTCTGATGGACATATCAATCATGTTAACGAAGAGCCATTCTTTGTGCGCGCTCATAAGAAGCGCCTGTTCTAATGACTCTTTCAAACACGTACATATCGATGCGATTCTGCGCAGATAGTTCTCCAATTTCTTGGGCTCTCCCGTAAGATGCACCTAAGCTAACGGCTTTTTCAAATGCGTTGATATCAAATTGTCCTACAGCTGCTTTCATAGCTAATTCTTGTGCTCGTCCATAGCTAGCACCTTTTGAAAGTGCTCGTTCAAAGACATTAATACTTAAGCGACCATTTGCTACTAGGATACCGACTTCCTGTGCACGAGCATATGATGCACCACTGCGGATTGCTCTTGCGAACGCATCCATGCTGAGCTCACAGCGGCTTGCTAATCTTGCCAATTCCTCAGCGCGACCGTACGAGCTTCCCAAGGAAATTGCGCGTTCATATGCGCTAATATCCGGTGTATTTAAGTCGCACGTATATTCTGGATAAGAGCGTTCAAGCTTCTCTCCTTGCTCGGTCTGAACGATCTCAATTGTCGTCACGGTTTTAGTAGTTGTCGTAACTACGACCGTCGTATTAGCAAAAACCGGGGTCGCGGCTAACATAGCTAGGCCTAAAACAAGCGTCTTCATATAATTCTCCTTTAGATTTTATGTTCCGACGCTGATTTAGCAGTTTCCGTGCCTCTAAATCTGACCCTAAATCGTGTTTATTAGAGCTGGGAAGCAAGAACTTAAGGTGGCCGCCGAATTAAAGCTGCGCATGGCCCGAGAAGGTTACTTACGTAATCTAAAAGAAAACAGAGTGAAAGGAGTTATTAGTAGCCGTGGCTTCTTTCAAATTGGTGGAATCTCTTGGATAAAGCCCTGATGAGGGACTGTTTATCATATTCCGAGGCAAATGACGTGCTGATGGAATTATACGCCATCTTTTTTAACTCTGAATATGTCACATCCGTTTGTTCAATCGCGATTTGGCATTCGTGATTTATGTCGATATCGAAAATTCCTTCGTCATCCGTGCTTAGGCTTACGGGTAATCCCAGGCGCAGGTAATTCAAAAACGGATGCTCTGATATTTTCTCAACGTCTGTTAGGCGCAGGTTGCTTGAAAGATTGATCTCGATGGGCTCATGAATTTTCGCGGCATATTCCAAAGCTACCGGATCTTTCGCAAGATTCACTCCGTGACCAAGGCGTTCTGCTCCCATAATCATTGCATCACGAGGATTGCGAATATCGCCGATTTCTCCCGAGTGCATTGTGCGGCGGAGTTTGGATTGACCTGTCATGCTTTTATGTAAAAGCGTTCCGTATAAAATTTGACCTTTTTCCAAAGCAGGATTTGTACCTTCGTTATCCAAAAAGTCGATACCTACAAGGTGGATGTTCCCCGGGTAACTTAAGAGGGCTTGAAGTCCATTATCCAAAGTATCCAAGTCACGTGTGCGGTTAAATGCATTGTTCACGCGAATGACAAGCCCAGTCTGCTGTTCCACGACTGCGATGGCTTTAAATAAATCATCACTCGTGCTGGTAGTTAGTTCGGCGTAAAGAACGCCTTGGCGAACTGCTTTTTGTGCGAAGTTCAGTAGAACCTGATCGTATTGTTCCCACTCGGGAAATGCATATCCCAAGAATGAAAAAACACTATTGAATCTTGGAAAAGGCTGTTTTCCGGGAGGTAGGAACAAGTAGCTAGAAAATGTCTTTTGGTCCTCGGGTGACAACGTCAGATAGTTCGCATCGGCGGGGATTTGTGACAGCCACGCACGCTCTTCTGGGAATAACATAGAGTTACCACCCGTGCTGTCGATATGCTTAATCAATTCTTCCGCTTCAATCTTAGCGTTCACATCTGCTAGCAACTTTGCCGCAAGAGCACGATCTAATGTTCCGCCCGGATGGATATGAAGCATGCCTCCTTTGGGGATTTTCTCGCAGAACTGTTTGGCAGTTTTTTTAGCGCGAATGCGATCCAAATTGATAATGGATTCAAGCTTGGCTTTTTCTTTCGCGATTTGAATGCGACGAGCTTGGATATTTTCTAAATCAGAAAGATCTTGCGGAGTGAAAGCATAGTCCTCCGGAAGTTGAAGGATTTTCTCCCAAGCTTCACGAGAGATCGCACGTTGAGAAGCCGGGATATCAGTTTTCTGAACTTGCTCTAGCAATAAGGCGCGAGCTTGATCATAACGTTTCCACTGTTCAGTCAGTTTCTCCTGAAGAGTCGGGGCTGCAACCGCAGACGCTGTAGTAATGAACAAGAATAGCGACAAGATAGCCTGGAATCTCATAAACACCCCCGAGTGGTAATCAGCTACCACAAGGCCTTTTGGGGATTCAACATAAAAGGGTGTAATTCACATTTAAACTAAATATGAATAGACGAAATCTTTTGATAAAGCTTTAGGCCAATCCACGCATCGGTTGCTGCGTACAGAATCTGCTTATGAGTCAGTTCGTTTGCTTCCCAGTTCGTCGTCTTGGGGCCTTTGGTGATCGTTCCATCCAGAACTTCTTCGGTCATACTCTTTAGGCCAAAGTTATTCAGGTTCTTGGTTTTTGCAAGCGTCTGCAGCTCCACGAAGCCATCGGGAACAAACTGAAAACGTTTGTTCAGGTTTTTGATGTCGTCTCTGATCGCGACACCGGCTTTGATTACGTTGGGATTCTCGAAAATATTTTTAATCATTCCGAAATTTCTGATGTGTTTAAGGCGAATGACATAGGCGTCGGTATCCGTCGCCAACTGTAACAAAGCAACCTGATGCACTTCGCCCTTTTTAAACGCGGGCCGCGTTTCCGTATCAAAACCCAACTCATTCGCGGATTCAAGCGCACTTGCCGCGGCTTGGAGTTCGTGGTCGGTATTAATTAGGTGAATCTTTCCCGTGAAAGATAGAATTTTGAATGCCGGTTGAGTCATATTTATTTCTTTATCAATTCTTTGATGTTTTCCAAAGGGCGGCCTACGACGGCTTTGCCTTTTCCCTGCAGGACAGGGCGCTCCATCAATTGGGGTTTTTCGGAAAGTCGCAGTGCTACTTCTTCTGCCGAATTTACGTCAAATGGAGCGGCGGTGAATTCAACATCTTTAGTTCGCACCATCGCAGAAAGTGGACCTGTCATTTGTGCGATTAATTCACGGAATTCACCTCGGGACGGTGGATTTTTGATGTATTCCACAGTCTTAAAGTCGACAGCTTCAGCTTCAAGGAAAGCCAAGGCTTCGCGACTCTTACTGCAATGGGGGTTGTGATAGAACTTCCATGATGACATACATTTTATCTATACCGGAAGGTGGGGATTGGCAAAGGCATAGTAGTCCAGAAGCCCCGAAGGAGCTGCGTGGTTGGCAGAAAAGATTGAAAATATCGGTGCTCATCTGTTGGGAAGAAAAGCATTCACACAGCTTGGCTCCTTTTGGCCCACAGCTCCCGGAGTCGTGGCGAAACACATGAATGAAATCCCCAAGATCGCATTTTCCCGTAACGGCTTCGATCCTTCTCAGGTTGTGAGTGCAAAATCCTGGTCAGACGCAAAAGTGTTCACTGGTGACTTGGCAGAAGGAATCGCAAAACTAAAAAATGAATCTGGGAAAGACCTTTTAGCGCATGGTGGAGTGGAGTTTGCACAAAATTTGGTTCAAACGGGATTAGTTGACGAGTTCTGGATTGCCACTCATCCCCTTGCAGCAGGGAGCGGGTCTGCCCTGTTTGCCAAGTTGGATAAACCTTTATATCTAAAGTTAGTTGAGTCGAAAGTGTTCAGCACGGGCGCGATAATGAACGTTTATCGGCCAGAATAGAGAGCGAAAATAAAGCCTCCCAGAAATCTCTAGGAGGCTTTTGTTTTTACATAGCTTTCAAGTAGTATCCGGTGTCTTTAGAAGTCATCGTGTTTGATTTCTTCATCTTCATGTAGCGGTTAAAATCTTTAGTGTACGCTTTTTTGAAGTTTGTTTCGTGCTTGTTAAACATTTTATCCAACCAAGTGTAGTAGCAAGTGTACATGTGGTTAGATAGGAAATTGCAGTACCAAGCGAACGGCATGTTTGCGGAGAAGTTGAATTTTTTAGAGAAAGCCATGATCTCTTTGTTGAACATGCTCCACCATTGTGTCGCTTCAGTTTTATGAACAAAGTTACCCACCCAATAAGTGCGGTTACCTTGTTTAAAACCAACTTCCCAACCATTGCCTACAGCTTTAAAATAAGATTTGAAAGTGTAAGGACCGTATTGGTACGTTTTCATTTTCATCGTTGTCTTTGTGTTCATCATGTTGCCTTCCTTCTTTGTTTGGCGTTGAAGCAGCATTCATCTTGCGCACAATTTCTTTCTCACTAAACAAATTTCCTGATTTGTTCGGTTGAGGCGGAAAAAACTGGTCAGTGGTCTCAATGTTTCCAATGAGCGTTCTGTAGCACTTGTTGGATTTCTCGTGGTTGTTTACGAATTAGGGGCAGGGAACGATGTGTTCATTTTTTTCGAATGGATTCACCGAACGTCGAGTAACAGGAGGATTAAGATGTGCAAAACAATAAAACAAAAGGTTCATTTTAAAGCGCCACCTGAAGTGATTTACAGTTTGCTCACTGATTCCAAAAAGTATGCAGCCTTAACTGGAAAAAAAGCCACTATCGGAAAGAAGGCCGGAGCCGCGTTTTCGGTTTATGGAGGGCAAGCAACAGGAATCATCGTGGAGCTCGTTCGCAACAAAAGAATTGTCCAAGCATGGCAGGGGCACAGCTTCCCTGATGGAATATTCTCGATGGCAACTTTCAATTTGAAGCCATCCAAGACCGGCACCGAACTTGTTCTGATTCATCGAGGCGTACCAAAGCAAATGATTCCCTCTATTGAGCTGGGATGGCGCAAATACAATTGGGATCCGATAAAAAGATATTTGGAAAAGCAGGCGTAATTGGACGCTGTTTTTTAGGAGTGAGCTTGGACTAGTTTGGTTAGCATTTTTCCGATTGCATCCATATCTTGTCTAAGATTGTTGTATTGAGTCTCTGTCAGACAACTTTTGCTGTTAAGAATCTCGATCAGTGACACACATTCGAATACAGATCCTCGAGCAATCCAAAAGAATTGGCGTTTATCTCCCTGATGCCATCGCCCATTTCCTTCGGCAATATTAAGGGGAATCGAAAGAGATGCCCGAGACAGTTGATCACCAAAGCCACGATTAAAAGACTCCTGATGCTCAACGAGAAGCTCTTCGATCGTAGTTGCAAATTGAAGGGAGCGTTTATAAACGTCCAAATTTTCAAAAGTAAATGCCATACAGAGTAGTGATGCAACCAAGTCGCCAGAACTATCATCTGATTGGTTGCCAAAGAAGGTCTATCGATAATCGAAATTCGAACTCTTCCATTTTCGATTTTCTATTTTCGTTTTTGCGTGGGTAATTTTTGGCTCGTGCTGCGCACGTCGCGGCGAGAATGGAAAATCGAAAATAGAGGATTTTTGCTTCGCAAAAATGGCGGAGAGAGCCACAAAGTAGACGAACACTCTCCGGTGGTTATCTTTGAGTTGGAGGCGTATCCAGAACCTAAAGCTTTGTCTGTAGGGGCTCTTAAGGAGCTTATGGCCGTTTTGGGGTCGACAGTGAAGGTGGCCAAGCATATTGGGGCTTCTCAAGCATTTGTATGGGATAAGCTCGATCGGGCCAAGAAAAGCCGCTGATAGAGGCCAAATCCATTTAGTCAGTGCTTAAAGAGCCAATGGATGGCTCTTTGGCATTACTTTCTTAAATTGAAAAAATCGATAGCTATCGCGCAAAGTTCTTCTTCTTTAGAATCTTTAATTAACGCTTGAGATGTTTTTACTGCATCTAAAAG
This genomic window contains:
- a CDS encoding ArsC/Spx/MgsR family protein, translating into MSSWKFYHNPHCSKSREALAFLEAEAVDFKTVEYIKNPPSRGEFRELIAQMTGPLSAMVRTKDVEFTAAPFDVNSAEEVALRLSEKPQLMERPVLQGKGKAVVGRPLENIKELIKK
- a CDS encoding 3'-5' exonuclease, with product MTQPAFKILSFTGKIHLINTDHELQAAASALESANELGFDTETRPAFKKGEVHQVALLQLATDTDAYVIRLKHIRNFGMIKNIFENPNVIKAGVAIRDDIKNLNKRFQFVPDGFVELQTLAKTKNLNNFGLKSMTEEVLDGTITKGPKTTNWEANELTHKQILYAATDAWIGLKLYQKISSIHI
- a CDS encoding PleD family two-component system response regulator codes for the protein MRIIFDKFFVTTKPLKILHIDDSSILRKTVSRGMEEFKNNYELTQVGSVDEALELLFSGKQFDVILTDWLMPGKSGFNLLCILKSHPAYHRLPVFFLTSEYENSSLVTAVTYGAAGLLKKPTTAPEIHSYLQKRISVINESKIPKSDSFPNEARQYLKEIQHFLPLKNALDLSGCLQSIQELGVKARSATWPLLAEYSQKIDDTIGMALNKDQRLLTPLSEIIKEYVSFIEQSIKSTESGKPHPPLPEHLDKDLKTYLISLDAILIPWEVITELQKHLNPEGQAILDNYINSKKSG
- a CDS encoding four helix bundle protein; translation: MAFTFENLDVYKRSLQFATTIEELLVEHQESFNRGFGDQLSRASLSIPLNIAEGNGRWHQGDKRQFFWIARGSVFECVSLIEILNSKSCLTETQYNNLRQDMDAIGKMLTKLVQAHS
- a CDS encoding dihydrofolate reductase family protein, which produces MAEKIENIGAHLLGRKAFTQLGSFWPTAPGVVAKHMNEIPKIAFSRNGFDPSQVVSAKSWSDAKVFTGDLAEGIAKLKNESGKDLLAHGGVEFAQNLVQTGLVDEFWIATHPLAAGSGSALFAKLDKPLYLKLVESKVFSTGAIMNVYRPE
- a CDS encoding SRPBCC domain-containing protein, with the protein product MCKTIKQKVHFKAPPEVIYSLLTDSKKYAALTGKKATIGKKAGAAFSVYGGQATGIIVELVRNKRIVQAWQGHSFPDGIFSMATFNLKPSKTGTELVLIHRGVPKQMIPSIELGWRKYNWDPIKRYLEKQA